One Rossellomorea aquimaris DNA window includes the following coding sequences:
- the thiS gene encoding sulfur carrier protein ThiS — MELRINGQLVTVPESISTVLELIHHFNLENRMIIVEQNQTILEKKEHEITKVKNGDILELVQFVGGG; from the coding sequence ATGGAATTACGAATAAACGGACAGCTGGTCACGGTGCCGGAATCAATTTCAACAGTATTGGAATTGATTCATCATTTTAACCTGGAAAATCGAATGATCATCGTTGAACAGAACCAAACCATCCTTGAAAAAAAGGAGCATGAGATCACAAAAGTGAAAAATGGGGATATCTTAGAGTTAGTCCAATTTGTAGGAGGCGGTTGA
- a CDS encoding thiazole biosynthesis adenylyltransferase ThiF has translation MDDRYSRQTLFPPIGIEGQKLIRDKHVLLIGAGALGTGNAEALVRAGIGKLTVVDRDYVEWSNLQRQQLYNEEDARNRTPKAVAAKKRLQAINSTVKIEEYILDAMPEEILRLAKSVDLIIDATDNFDTRMIINDISQKYSIPWIYGACVGSYGISFTILPGITPCLQCLIDTVPIGGMTCDNAGIISPAVSTVVAYQTAEALKILVEDLEALGHKVVSFDLWKNEHTSLDVSKLKRDGCPSCGEHQTFPSLKYENQTKAAVLCGRDSVQIRPVVQRDIDLINRSKSLELQGKQVVRNPYLISFEVESYRIVLFRDGRTLIHGTKDIREAKSVYHRYLG, from the coding sequence ATAGATGATAGATATTCAAGACAAACGCTGTTTCCCCCCATCGGAATAGAAGGACAGAAGTTAATAAGGGATAAACATGTGTTGCTGATCGGCGCAGGAGCACTGGGAACAGGAAATGCAGAGGCCCTTGTGCGTGCAGGTATCGGTAAATTGACGGTCGTGGATCGTGATTATGTAGAATGGAGCAATCTGCAACGTCAACAGCTGTATAACGAGGAAGATGCAAGAAATCGAACCCCCAAAGCTGTAGCGGCAAAAAAAAGACTCCAAGCGATTAATTCAACTGTAAAAATCGAAGAGTATATATTGGATGCCATGCCAGAAGAGATATTGAGGCTTGCCAAGAGCGTAGATCTCATCATCGATGCAACGGATAATTTTGATACAAGAATGATCATAAATGATATCTCTCAAAAATACTCCATTCCTTGGATTTATGGTGCTTGTGTTGGGAGTTATGGAATATCATTCACCATTCTTCCCGGTATCACTCCCTGTCTCCAATGTTTGATCGACACTGTTCCAATCGGTGGAATGACCTGTGATAATGCTGGTATCATCAGCCCTGCCGTGTCCACGGTTGTAGCTTATCAAACTGCTGAAGCATTAAAGATACTGGTAGAAGACTTAGAGGCACTGGGTCATAAAGTAGTCTCTTTTGATTTATGGAAAAATGAGCATACTTCGCTGGATGTGAGCAAACTCAAAAGGGATGGATGCCCTTCATGTGGAGAGCATCAAACATTCCCCAGTCTGAAATACGAAAATCAAACCAAAGCAGCAGTCCTCTGTGGGAGGGATTCAGTTCAGATCCGTCCGGTTGTACAACGTGACATCGATCTTATTAATCGATCAAAATCGTTAGAACTCCAGGGAAAACAAGTTGTTAGAAATCCATATTTGATTTCATTTGAGGTTGAATCTTATCGAATCGTACTCTTCCGTGATGGGCGGACTCTCATTCACGGAACAAAAGATATAAGGGAAGCAAAATCGGTTTATCATCGATACTTGGGATAA
- the thiE gene encoding thiamine phosphate synthase, which translates to MNLRKSLQLYFVMGSHNCEKHPAHVLEEALLGGVTMFQFREKGFECLEGDAKVELAQELQRLCRKHGVPFIVNDDVELALLMNADGVHIGQEDESIEKVRRKIGNRILGVSSHDVNEARLAVESGADYLGVGPMFPTNTKNDCREVRGPKIIQSIRTNGIDIPLVGIGGIHYSNASQVMEAGADGVAVISAIAKHPFRTENLAQAVQQKLLRL; encoded by the coding sequence ATGAATCTCAGGAAAAGCCTGCAGTTATATTTTGTAATGGGGAGCCATAATTGTGAGAAGCATCCGGCACATGTATTAGAGGAAGCCCTTTTAGGCGGAGTTACCATGTTTCAGTTTCGTGAAAAAGGTTTCGAATGTTTAGAAGGTGATGCGAAAGTTGAGCTGGCTCAAGAGCTGCAGCGTTTATGTCGTAAACATGGTGTTCCTTTTATCGTGAATGATGATGTGGAGCTGGCGTTATTAATGAATGCAGATGGAGTACATATAGGTCAGGAGGATGAATCTATCGAAAAAGTCCGTCGGAAAATTGGAAATAGAATACTTGGTGTCTCCTCTCATGACGTGAATGAAGCCAGGTTAGCTGTAGAGTCCGGGGCAGACTATCTTGGAGTTGGTCCAATGTTTCCTACCAATACTAAGAATGATTGTAGAGAGGTTCGTGGCCCGAAAATCATCCAATCAATAAGAACAAATGGGATCGATATCCCCCTTGTCGGGATTGGAGGCATTCATTACAGTAATGCTTCTCAAGTAATGGAAGCAGGTGCGGACGGTGTGGCAGTCATTTCTGCGATTGCAAAACATCCCTTTCGCACGGAAAACTTAGCCCAAGCTGTCCAACAAAAGCTTTTACGATTGTAG
- a CDS encoding thiazole synthase, translating to MLKIGKYTFHSRLLLGTGKYPDFDIQKRAVEVSGAEILTFTVRRMNIFEPSQPNFLEKLNLENYSLLPNTAGAKCAQEAVRHAQLAKASGLCDMIKVEVIGCDKTLLPDPVETLKATEELIKEGFTVLPYTSDDVVLARRLEELGAHAIMPGASPIGSGQGIINPVNLRFIIEQTKVPVIVDAGIGSPSDASLAMELGADAVLLNTAVSSANDPVMMANAMRLAIEGGRFGYEAGRIPKKRYATASSPMEGMSV from the coding sequence ATGTTGAAAATCGGAAAGTACACATTCCATTCAAGACTTTTACTGGGAACGGGAAAATATCCTGATTTTGATATTCAGAAAAGAGCAGTCGAGGTTTCCGGTGCCGAAATTCTTACTTTCACGGTAAGGCGCATGAATATCTTTGAGCCTAGTCAACCTAATTTCTTAGAAAAACTGAATCTTGAAAACTATTCATTATTACCGAATACAGCAGGGGCTAAATGTGCTCAAGAAGCGGTTCGCCATGCACAATTAGCGAAAGCTTCAGGGCTCTGTGACATGATTAAGGTAGAAGTGATCGGATGTGATAAAACGCTGCTGCCCGATCCCGTCGAAACACTGAAAGCAACAGAAGAGTTAATAAAAGAAGGCTTTACAGTGCTTCCTTATACGTCTGACGATGTTGTTCTTGCAAGGAGATTGGAAGAGTTAGGGGCACATGCCATCATGCCGGGTGCTTCCCCTATAGGGTCTGGACAGGGAATCATCAATCCAGTCAATCTCCGTTTCATTATAGAGCAAACAAAGGTACCGGTCATTGTGGATGCCGGTATTGGTTCTCCTTCAGATGCATCTCTTGCAATGGAACTCGGGGCTGATGCTGTGTTGCTCAATACAGCCGTCTCTTCGGCTAACGATCCTGTTATGATGGCGAATGCTATGAGGCTTGCGATTGAAGGGGGACGATTCGGATATGAGGCTGGAAGAATCCCGAAGAAACGTTATGCAACAGCAAGCAGCCCAATGGAGGGGATGAGTGTTTGA
- a CDS encoding SDR family oxidoreductase, translated as MHVNELFDLSGKVALVTGGGRGLGKQIATGFAEAGANVVVCSRNVEACEGVKKELEEIGVQTLALKCDVTNPEDVQRVVDDTKKVFGRIDILVNNSGASWGAPAEEMPLDAWNKVINVNVNGTFIMSQAVGNLMLEQQQGKIINIASVAGLQGTDPRYMDAIGYSTSKAAVINFTKDLAVKWGSRGIHVNAIAPGFFPTKMSKGILSHAGEAILNGTPLNRFGTEDDLKGAALFLAASASDFVTGSVLVVDGGSSAM; from the coding sequence ATGCATGTGAATGAATTATTTGATTTATCAGGTAAAGTTGCCCTTGTGACTGGAGGAGGCAGAGGGTTGGGAAAACAAATCGCGACAGGGTTTGCTGAAGCGGGGGCAAACGTTGTAGTATGCTCGAGAAACGTTGAAGCATGTGAAGGTGTGAAGAAGGAATTAGAAGAAATAGGTGTCCAAACACTGGCATTGAAGTGTGATGTCACTAATCCTGAAGACGTACAGCGTGTTGTAGACGATACGAAGAAGGTGTTTGGCCGCATTGATATTTTAGTGAATAACAGTGGTGCTTCCTGGGGGGCCCCTGCAGAAGAAATGCCTCTTGATGCTTGGAATAAAGTTATCAATGTGAATGTAAATGGGACTTTTATTATGTCACAGGCCGTAGGGAATTTAATGCTCGAACAACAGCAGGGGAAAATCATTAATATTGCTTCCGTAGCAGGTCTTCAAGGTACAGATCCACGCTATATGGATGCCATCGGCTATAGCACCAGTAAAGCAGCGGTCATTAATTTCACGAAGGATCTAGCCGTGAAATGGGGATCCCGCGGGATTCATGTAAACGCAATCGCACCTGGATTCTTTCCAACAAAAATGTCAAAAGGAATTCTGTCACATGCAGGGGAAGCCATTTTAAACGGCACACCATTAAATCGATTCGGTACCGAGGATGACCTTAAAGGAGCGGCACTTTTCCTGGCGGCTAGTGCATCTGATTTTGTCACTGGTTCAGTTCTCGTCGTGGACGGTGGATCTTCAGCGATGTAA
- a CDS encoding TetR/AcrR family transcriptional regulator — MKEKLTQHAVRLFDEKGFTVTSIQDIVESIGVTKGTFYYYFSSKEELLREIHMRYIDGLLSKQERVLGDDRKSYMEKLYEIVHLSILDIKEQGASAKVFFREMRHLSKESLDAIEPKRDMYRYNIETLLKEGRKNGDFHEDFDVSIVAFGILGMMNWSYQWYKPDGAKSDREIARTFVDMVLKGIESE, encoded by the coding sequence ATGAAAGAAAAACTTACACAACATGCTGTACGCTTATTTGATGAAAAAGGATTTACCGTTACTTCCATCCAGGACATCGTAGAATCCATTGGTGTAACAAAAGGAACATTCTATTACTATTTTTCCAGTAAGGAAGAGCTGTTAAGGGAAATTCATATGCGCTATATTGATGGCTTATTATCTAAACAGGAAAGAGTACTAGGGGATGATCGGAAGAGCTACATGGAAAAACTCTATGAGATTGTCCATCTTTCCATTCTGGACATTAAAGAGCAAGGGGCCAGTGCCAAAGTATTCTTTAGAGAAATGAGGCACTTGAGCAAGGAAAGTCTGGATGCAATTGAGCCCAAGCGGGATATGTATCGCTATAATATAGAAACTCTCCTGAAAGAAGGTAGGAAGAACGGGGACTTTCATGAAGACTTTGACGTGTCGATTGTAGCCTTTGGGATTCTCGGTATGATGAATTGGAGCTATCAATGGTATAAACCTGATGGTGCGAAATCCGATCGGGAAATTGCCCGGACTTTTGTCGATATGGTATTAAAAGGGATTGAGTCAGAGTAG
- a CDS encoding long-chain fatty acid--CoA ligase, with translation MTTKSWLSHYPETFETEIPAVDFSIPEMLRHTVSSYPTHPCISFYQKRITYGELQGAVTMLASSFQHIGVKKGDRVAIMLPNCPQYVISYYGILTSGGIVTQVNPMSVERELIHLLNDSGAETIVVLDRFYPMVHSIQKETKVKRIIAVSFQGEHKLVPPDYDFDEFLMAGDGEVTQVSINPEEDVAVLQYTGGTTGASKGVMLTHKNILSNVIQSQLFFKGSIETGKERSLSVIPFFHVFGMNSCMNFAVYSANEMILLPRFELTEVLTTIKNEQPTLFPGVPTMYVAISNHPQAEEYGIDSIKVCNSGSAPMPVELLNQFEKKTGAKILEGYGLSEASPTTHCNPAFAERKPGTVGIGLPSTEYKVVDLATGTMEVPLGDVGELIIKGPQVMKGYWNLPEETAHALRDGWLYTGDIARMDEEGYVSIVDRKKDLIIASGYNVYPREVEEIIYEHPSVQEAVVIGVPDSYRGETVKAVIVLKSGEQATEKELVHFCEENMSSFKVPKIIEFRKELPKTSVGKILRRALRENVR, from the coding sequence GTGACAACTAAATCTTGGCTCAGTCATTACCCTGAAACATTTGAAACTGAAATTCCTGCGGTTGATTTTTCCATACCAGAAATGCTTCGACATACCGTTTCATCATATCCGACGCATCCATGTATCAGCTTTTATCAAAAACGGATTACGTATGGTGAACTTCAAGGTGCTGTCACCATGCTTGCTTCATCCTTTCAACATATTGGAGTGAAGAAAGGAGACAGGGTGGCGATCATGCTCCCGAATTGTCCCCAATATGTGATCTCTTATTATGGAATCCTTACCTCGGGGGGGATTGTCACACAGGTGAATCCGATGTCAGTTGAAAGGGAATTAATCCATCTGCTTAATGATTCGGGAGCTGAGACAATCGTCGTATTGGACCGTTTTTATCCTATGGTCCATTCCATTCAAAAGGAGACAAAAGTCAAGAGGATTATTGCAGTAAGCTTTCAGGGAGAACACAAACTTGTCCCACCAGACTATGACTTTGATGAATTTTTGATGGCAGGGGATGGTGAAGTAACCCAAGTGTCGATCAATCCTGAAGAAGATGTGGCAGTGCTTCAATATACGGGTGGAACTACCGGGGCATCCAAAGGAGTCATGCTCACTCATAAAAACATTCTTTCAAATGTCATTCAAAGTCAACTTTTCTTTAAAGGCAGCATCGAAACTGGGAAAGAAAGAAGCCTGAGTGTGATTCCGTTCTTTCATGTATTTGGGATGAATTCCTGTATGAACTTTGCAGTCTATTCCGCAAATGAAATGATCTTACTCCCCAGGTTCGAATTGACCGAAGTATTAACCACGATTAAGAACGAGCAGCCCACCCTGTTTCCAGGTGTTCCGACTATGTACGTGGCGATCTCCAATCATCCGCAGGCAGAAGAGTATGGCATTGATTCAATAAAGGTTTGTAATAGCGGAAGCGCCCCAATGCCGGTAGAGTTATTGAATCAATTTGAAAAGAAAACAGGAGCGAAAATATTAGAGGGATACGGTTTATCAGAGGCTTCACCAACGACTCATTGCAACCCTGCTTTTGCAGAAAGAAAGCCCGGAACCGTTGGAATTGGACTTCCATCCACAGAATATAAGGTAGTAGATTTAGCAACCGGCACTATGGAGGTCCCTTTAGGAGATGTGGGGGAACTCATCATTAAAGGCCCTCAAGTCATGAAAGGCTACTGGAATTTACCTGAAGAGACTGCACACGCCCTTCGAGATGGTTGGCTTTACACGGGAGACATCGCCCGAATGGATGAAGAAGGTTATGTATCGATTGTGGACCGAAAGAAAGATCTGATCATTGCATCAGGGTACAATGTGTATCCCCGGGAAGTCGAGGAAATCATTTACGAGCATCCAAGCGTACAGGAAGCTGTCGTAATCGGGGTCCCGGACTCATATAGAGGCGAAACCGTTAAGGCAGTGATTGTCTTAAAGTCAGGGGAACAGGCAACTGAAAAAGAATTGGTTCATTTCTGTGAGGAGAACATGTCATCATTCAAAGTTCCAAAAATCATTGAGTTTCGTAAGGAGCTTCCAAAGACGAGTGTTGGGAAAATATTACGAAGAGCACTGCGTGAAAACGTGAGGTAA
- a CDS encoding thioesterase family protein, with the protein MKMETITVTSRFCETDALGHINNTTYFVYLEEARIKFFQSLGFDMDVKDWRFILASTKCDFVSQGYFNQELKITTYLSKIGSKSFQLEHDILCANTHQLIAKGNAVIVYFDFLEQQSKMIPELLKAKLDTHLRSKKTEYS; encoded by the coding sequence ATGAAAATGGAAACCATCACGGTGACGAGTAGGTTTTGTGAAACGGATGCATTGGGTCATATCAACAATACTACTTATTTTGTTTATTTAGAAGAAGCAAGAATTAAATTCTTTCAATCACTCGGATTTGATATGGATGTAAAAGACTGGCGTTTTATTCTGGCTTCAACCAAATGTGACTTTGTATCACAAGGGTATTTTAATCAAGAGCTAAAGATCACCACCTATCTATCAAAAATTGGATCAAAGAGCTTTCAGTTAGAACATGATATCTTATGTGCGAACACCCATCAATTGATTGCGAAGGGGAATGCGGTGATCGTTTATTTTGATTTTCTTGAGCAGCAAAGCAAAATGATCCCTGAGTTGTTAAAGGCTAAGTTAGACACTCATTTGCGCTCGAAAAAAACTGAATATTCTTAA
- a CDS encoding L-cystine transporter translates to MNVWFVLLNILVFLVLIGVLLYMQRKNVSFSKRVFTALGLGILFGLGLQWVYEAGDENVTQSIEWFNIVGTGYIKLLQMIVMPLVFVSIISAFTKLKRSHNLGKISVLIIGLLVGTTAVAAAVGIATTVAFDLEAIQIDQGDAEAARGVQLEERATSLEGQSYPQKILELLPANPFLDFTGQRATSTIAVVIFAAFIGIAYLGAQRKEPEAAEFFKKIVDSVYAVVMRIVTLVLRLTPFGVLAIMAKTVALSNFDAIMKLGEFVGASYVALIIMFAIHLIMLTLLGLNPLTYMKKVFPVLAFAFTSRSSAGTLPLNIQTQKNKLGVSEGVANFSGSFGLSIGQNGCAGVYPAMLAVMIAPTVGINPLTPSFILTLIVVVAISSFGVAGVGGGATFAAILVLSAMDLPVALAGLLISVEPLIDMGRTAVNVSGAMTSGVITSKVTGDLDSETYNKEIIEVEA, encoded by the coding sequence ATGAATGTCTGGTTTGTTTTGTTGAACATTTTGGTGTTTCTTGTTCTCATTGGTGTATTACTTTATATGCAAAGGAAAAATGTTTCGTTTTCAAAACGGGTGTTTACCGCTCTGGGGCTGGGGATTTTATTTGGTCTTGGGTTACAGTGGGTATATGAGGCCGGGGATGAAAATGTCACACAATCGATTGAGTGGTTTAACATCGTCGGAACAGGCTATATTAAACTACTGCAAATGATTGTCATGCCTTTAGTATTCGTGTCGATTATTTCAGCCTTCACTAAATTGAAACGTTCTCATAATTTAGGGAAGATCTCTGTGCTGATCATTGGATTGCTGGTAGGCACAACAGCCGTTGCTGCAGCTGTCGGAATTGCTACGACAGTGGCTTTTGACTTAGAAGCGATACAGATTGATCAAGGAGATGCAGAAGCGGCAAGGGGTGTGCAATTAGAGGAGAGAGCAACATCTTTAGAAGGTCAGAGTTATCCCCAAAAAATTCTCGAGCTTTTACCTGCGAATCCGTTCCTGGACTTTACCGGACAAAGAGCAACCTCGACGATCGCTGTCGTGATTTTCGCAGCTTTCATCGGTATCGCTTACTTGGGGGCTCAGCGCAAAGAGCCTGAGGCTGCTGAATTCTTCAAGAAAATTGTTGATTCCGTCTATGCTGTAGTGATGAGAATTGTGACTTTGGTGTTAAGACTCACTCCATTCGGTGTGTTGGCCATCATGGCTAAAACAGTGGCATTAAGTAATTTTGATGCCATCATGAAGCTTGGAGAATTTGTTGGAGCATCCTATGTTGCCTTGATTATCATGTTTGCCATTCACTTAATCATGCTTACTCTTCTTGGCTTAAATCCGCTCACTTACATGAAAAAAGTATTTCCTGTATTAGCATTTGCTTTTACGTCGAGATCCAGTGCCGGAACACTGCCACTTAACATTCAAACACAAAAGAATAAATTGGGTGTTTCAGAAGGGGTTGCCAACTTCTCGGGTTCCTTCGGATTATCCATCGGTCAGAACGGTTGTGCAGGTGTGTATCCTGCCATGCTTGCAGTGATGATTGCGCCGACTGTCGGGATCAATCCATTAACGCCTTCCTTTATTCTTACGCTCATCGTAGTGGTGGCCATTAGCTCCTTCGGTGTTGCAGGCGTTGGAGGCGGTGCTACATTTGCGGCTATTCTTGTACTATCCGCAATGGATCTTCCAGTAGCGTTAGCGGGTCTATTGATTTCTGTTGAACCATTGATTGACATGGGGCGTACAGCAGTTAACGTGAGTGGTGCGATGACATCCGGAGTTATAACAAGTAAAGTGACAGGGGATTTGGATAGCGAAACGTATAACAAAGAAATTATTGAAGTAGAAGCTTAA
- a CDS encoding acyl-CoA dehydrogenase family protein: MDFSYSPKVQEYQNRISRFMEECVYPNESLYEDQLNQQETRWSRVPAIMEELKAEAKKQGLWNLFLPQSEYGAGLNNVEYAPLCEIMGRSLIGPEVFNCNAPDTGNMEVLERYGTPTQKQKYLIPLLNGDIRSCFSMTEPDVASSDATNIKASIIRDGDEYVINARKWWSSGAGDPRCTFSILMGKTDPEANRHEQQSMIIIPMNTPGVKIERMLPVFGYDHAPHGHGEISFTNVRVPLENMIWAEGKGFAIAQGRLGPGRIHHCMRLIGAAERALEEICKRVQNRVAFGKALAGQGVVREWIATSRIEIEQARLLTMKAAYMMDTVGNKAAKQEIAMIKVVAPSMALRVIDRAIQAFGAAGVSDDYTLAAQWANARTLRLADGPDEVHRAQLAKLELRKHEKASPVES, encoded by the coding sequence ATGGATTTCTCCTATTCTCCAAAAGTACAAGAATATCAAAATAGAATATCCCGTTTTATGGAAGAATGCGTGTACCCGAATGAATCTCTCTATGAAGATCAGCTCAATCAGCAAGAAACCCGCTGGAGTCGGGTTCCCGCCATCATGGAAGAATTAAAAGCCGAAGCGAAGAAACAGGGATTATGGAACTTATTTCTTCCTCAAAGCGAATATGGTGCCGGTCTCAATAATGTAGAGTACGCCCCACTATGTGAAATTATGGGGAGATCCCTGATAGGGCCGGAAGTGTTTAATTGTAATGCTCCTGATACAGGGAATATGGAAGTGTTGGAACGTTATGGGACGCCCACTCAAAAGCAAAAATATCTTATCCCACTTCTAAATGGTGATATCCGTTCATGTTTCTCTATGACCGAGCCTGATGTCGCTTCTTCCGATGCAACGAATATTAAGGCGAGTATCATTCGGGATGGAGATGAATACGTCATTAACGCGAGGAAATGGTGGTCATCAGGCGCCGGGGATCCTCGATGCACTTTTTCCATTTTGATGGGGAAAACCGATCCAGAAGCGAACCGTCATGAACAGCAATCAATGATTATCATCCCAATGAATACTCCAGGTGTGAAAATAGAGCGTATGCTTCCTGTATTCGGCTACGACCATGCTCCCCATGGGCACGGAGAAATCAGCTTTACCAATGTAAGAGTACCCTTGGAAAATATGATTTGGGCAGAAGGTAAAGGATTCGCCATTGCACAGGGACGTTTAGGTCCAGGTCGAATTCATCATTGTATGCGTTTAATTGGTGCAGCGGAAAGAGCCCTCGAAGAAATCTGTAAGCGCGTTCAAAACAGGGTGGCGTTTGGAAAGGCACTGGCCGGCCAAGGCGTCGTAAGAGAATGGATTGCGACCTCAAGAATTGAAATCGAGCAAGCCCGTCTTCTTACGATGAAAGCAGCCTACATGATGGATACCGTCGGCAATAAAGCAGCTAAACAGGAAATTGCCATGATTAAAGTGGTGGCTCCTTCCATGGCTTTACGTGTGATTGACCGGGCCATTCAAGCGTTCGGGGCAGCAGGTGTATCGGATGACTACACGTTGGCAGCTCAATGGGCAAATGCCCGTACACTGCGGCTTGCTGATGGACCAGATGAAGTACACCGTGCGCAATTGGCAAAATTGGAATTGAGAAAACACGAAAAAGCTTCTCCTGTAGAGAGCTAG
- a CDS encoding glucose 1-dehydrogenase, with the protein MMKRLQGKVSVITGGGGGIGRATALRFSKEGAAVVVADLDDASGEETVRLIHEKKGSALFVKTNVRESESIQSLVHTTVEHFGGFGILINNAGIGQSEVRSIDLEENEWDAVLDTNLKSIFLGMKYAVPELMKKDGVIVNVSSLLGLRGRKYVSAYNAAKGGVILLTQNAALEYGKDNIRVNAVAPGVIDTNIINGWKKDERKWSAISQSNALRRIGNPEEVASAILFLASDEASFITGATLSVDGGGLIF; encoded by the coding sequence ATGATGAAGAGATTACAAGGAAAAGTTTCTGTTATTACAGGAGGAGGCGGAGGAATTGGGCGCGCTACAGCCCTAAGGTTCTCAAAAGAAGGTGCTGCTGTGGTCGTAGCAGATCTGGATGATGCAAGTGGTGAAGAGACGGTTAGACTCATTCACGAAAAAAAAGGAAGTGCATTATTTGTCAAAACGAATGTGCGGGAAAGTGAAAGTATTCAATCCCTCGTACATACAACGGTAGAACATTTCGGAGGTTTCGGGATCCTTATCAATAATGCAGGAATCGGACAGTCGGAAGTCAGGAGCATTGATTTGGAAGAGAACGAATGGGATGCCGTATTGGATACAAACTTAAAGAGCATTTTTCTGGGAATGAAGTATGCCGTACCTGAATTGATGAAAAAAGACGGTGTAATTGTGAATGTATCGAGCCTTCTCGGTTTAAGGGGTCGTAAATACGTGTCAGCTTACAATGCGGCAAAAGGTGGTGTCATACTGCTGACACAAAATGCAGCCCTGGAATATGGAAAGGATAATATTCGGGTGAATGCAGTAGCGCCAGGGGTCATTGATACGAACATCATCAATGGTTGGAAGAAGGATGAAAGGAAATGGTCGGCGATCTCTCAATCAAATGCACTAAGACGTATTGGAAATCCAGAAGAAGTTGCCTCAGCGATTCTGTTTTTAGCTTCCGATGAGGCGTCCTTTATAACCGGTGCCACATTATCTGTTGATGGTGGAGGATTAATCTTTTAA
- the thiD gene encoding bifunctional hydroxymethylpyrimidine kinase/phosphomethylpyrimidine kinase gives MIQKALTIAGSDCGGGAGIQADLKTFQELNVYGMSAVTAVTAQNTRGVQAVYPLSAEAVINQLTSIAEDLPPQAIKTGMLVNRDIISHVAEFVRIHSWKKVVVDPVMIAKGGATLLERKSVNALTNELLPLAYVITPNIPEAEALTGIDILYDVDRKKAAEVLFQMGAKHVVIKGGHQSHAQSVQATDILFDGKRFFEFSSPRVFTPHTHGTGCTFSAVITAQLAKGHTVYDSVQTAKQFITAAISDSLGIGSEHGPTNHWAYHAGMSV, from the coding sequence ATGATTCAAAAGGCATTAACGATTGCTGGTTCGGATTGTGGCGGAGGAGCTGGAATCCAGGCAGACCTCAAGACCTTTCAGGAGCTGAATGTCTATGGGATGTCTGCCGTCACAGCAGTGACGGCGCAAAATACAAGAGGTGTACAAGCCGTGTATCCATTATCAGCAGAGGCTGTCATTAATCAATTAACCTCGATTGCTGAAGATTTACCTCCCCAAGCCATCAAAACGGGCATGCTGGTGAACAGAGACATTATTTCTCATGTTGCAGAATTTGTTCGTATACACTCCTGGAAGAAGGTCGTTGTGGATCCTGTCATGATAGCAAAGGGAGGGGCAACTTTACTGGAGAGGAAATCCGTTAACGCTTTAACCAATGAATTGCTTCCCCTTGCTTATGTGATCACACCGAACATTCCAGAAGCAGAGGCATTGACAGGGATAGACATTCTGTATGATGTTGACCGTAAGAAAGCGGCGGAGGTTCTGTTCCAAATGGGGGCAAAGCATGTGGTGATTAAAGGTGGGCATCAATCTCATGCTCAATCTGTTCAAGCGACTGACATCCTCTTTGACGGAAAAAGATTTTTTGAGTTTAGCAGTCCGAGAGTCTTCACACCCCATACACACGGAACAGGGTGTACATTTTCAGCTGTGATTACAGCACAATTAGCAAAAGGACATACGGTCTATGACTCTGTCCAAACTGCCAAACAATTTATTACTGCCGCGATCAGTGACTCACTTGGCATTGGGAGTGAACACGGCCCAACGAATCATTGGGCGTACCATGCAGGTATGAGTGTATGA